ATCCCCCCCCCGTTATAGCCAACAAGAGCACCTACGTTTCCCCCGGCATAGATATTAAACTTCTCTAAACGAAGGTTCATTATACGGGCTGTACTTCCGGTATAACCGAAAAAACCTAGATTACTATTGCCGCCCAGATTAATATCCATGCCTGAAATGGCGTATCCTTGTCCGTCAAAACTGCCTGTGAAAGGCTTTTCTTGATCGCCGATTCGCTTGAAATTATTCATAGTTGATGTGGCAGCCGCATTGATGTCTTGGGCGAGAATGTAGTCGCCATCCAAAGGAAATGCAGAATCAGTTCCGATTTTTTTCAGGTCATCAAGCGTTGAGATCCTAATGACAGCATCTGCATAAACATTCACAAAACCCAAAATAAGTAATACGATCCCTGCGTAAAGATAGGTACGTGTTTTTTCTAATTTCATAAATCAATTTCCTTATACGTTTCACCATTAAATTCGTGGCGCCGCTAATATGACTATGGAGAAAGATCAAGTCAATTAACCAGTCACATTTGAAACCTACACAATGATATCTCATCAATACACTGTTATTAAAGCCTTTATTCATATCAGTGGTCTATAGGACCTCTTATTTTGATGGAGATTTTTAAATAGATGCTGTGCCGCTGCGCAGATCATATTCCTTTTGTCAGACGCAGAGGATCTACCACTGAGCAAGCGCGCTTTGCCGCCCGACGGGCTCACCATAAAAAAGGCTGCCTGCGCGCTAGGCACAGACAGCCTTCATAAGGTTCTTGCTAGTTTTTCAGGGGCTTAGTACATGTCGCCCATGCCGCCTCCGGGAGGGCCCGCAGGCGCTTTTTCCGGCTCCGGAATGTCGGCGATCAACACTTCGGTCGTCAGGAGCAGGCCGGCAATACTTGCGGCATTCTGCAGCGCAGCACGAGCCACTTTGGTGGGATCCAGAACGCCGGCTTTGAAGAGGTCTTCATATTCACCGGTTTCGGCATTGTATCCCACATTGCCTTTCTTGGCGCGTACATTTTGAACAACCGTAGCGCCTTCATCACCCGCATTGTTGGCGAGTTGACGAAGCGGCTCTTCCAAGGCACGGCGGATAATCATGGCGCCCACTTTTTCGTCGCCCGACAGATCGATTTCATCGACTGTGGTCTGGCAGCGCAAGAGAGATACACCACCACCGGCAACAATGCCTTCTTCCACTGCGGCGCGGGTAGCGTGCAGCGCATCTTCCACGCGTGCTTTCTTTTCTTTCATTTCGATTTCAGTAGCAGCACCCACGTTAATGACGGCGACACCGCCCGCCAGTTTGGCAAGGCGTTCTTGCAGTTTTTCACGGTCGTAATCGCTGGTCGTTTCTTCGATCTGTTTGCGGATAAGGTTGATACGGCCCATAATGTCCGCGCTGGCACCGGCACCTTCAACGATGGTGGTCGAATCTTTGTCGACGATGATGCGTTTGGCGCGGCCGAGTTCAGACATCTCAACGCTTTCCAGCGAACGTCCCAAATCTTCCGTGATGCACAGCCCGCCGGTCAGGTGGGCGATATCTTCCAACATGGCTTTACGGCGATCGCCAAATCCGGGCGCTTTCACCGCAACAGCCTGGAAGGTGCCGCGAATCTTGTTGACCACCAAGGTCGCCAAGGCTTCGCCTTCCACATCTTCGGCAATGACCAATAAGGGCTTGCCGCTTTTGGCGATGTTTTCAAGGAGGGGAAGCAAATCTTTAAGGGATGAGATTTTCTTTTCGTAAATGAGGATGTAGGCTTCTTCGAGGACAGCAGTCATATTTTCGTTATCCGTCACAAAATAAGGGGACAGATAGCCTTTATCAAACTGCATGCCTTCCACTACGTCCAAGGTCGTCTCAATGCTTTTGGCTTCTTCAACCGTGATGGTGCCGTCGTTGCCGACTTTTTCCATGGCTTCCGCGATGATGTCGCCGATTTCCGCGTCGCTGTTTGCACTGATCGATGCTACATTGCGGATGACGTCTTTTTCGTTGCGGACTTGTTTGCTCATGGATGCGAGCTTGCTCACTACTTTTTCAACAGCCAGGTCAATGCCCCGTTTCAGCGCCATCGGATTGGCACCTGCCGTTACATTGCGCAGCCCTTCGCGGAAAATGGCTTCCGCAAGCAGCGTTGCCGTGGTGGTACCGTCACCGGCCACATCGGAAGTCTTCGATGCAACTTCCTTCACCATCTGGGCACCCATGTTCTCATACTTATCTTCAAGTTCGATTTCTTTGGCGACGCTGACACCGTCTTTGGTCACTGTGGGAGCGCCCCATTTTTTATCGAGGACAACGTTCCGGCCTTTGGGGCCCAGCGTCGTCTTTACGGCACGACTCAGCTGAATAACGCCGTCCAGCACTTTACGTCGTGCATTTTCTCCAAATTCCAATTGTTTGGGCATAACAAACTTCCTCCGTGTTGAGGTTGTCGGTTGAGGTTGATAACTTATTCGATCACGGCAAGCACATCATCTTCACGCATGATGATATGTTCGTCACCGTCGATCTTCACTTCTGTGCCGGCATATTTACCCATGAGAATCCGGTCTCCAACCTTCACCTCAAGAGCAATACGCTTGCCTGATTCGTCTAGACGGCCGGGGCCGACTGAAATTACTTTACCTTCCTGGGGTTTTTCCTTGGCCGTGTCCGGGATGATGATCCCGCCCCGGACTGTCTCGTTGGGCTCTTCGCGCTTGACAAGAATTCGGTCTGCAAGGGGACGCACTTTCATGGTGTGTACTCCTTCTGTTACCATTTGTTGAGTTTAGGAACCATTTGTTACAAAAAACCCGTACGCACATTGCGCCGGGCCCATCTTGGAGCACTGGCTTTGTTGTTAGCACTCACTCACTGTGAGTGATAATAACACAAGAAAAATACAAATGTCAAATCTGAACGAAAAGAAGCACGAAGAACAACCTATAACAAGGGTATAGACATACCAAAGGAATCCGAATCATGCAGTGGATCACCCCAAACCATTCAACGCCCGCAATCCTTGCCCTGCTTTTTATCCTCCTGCCGAGCATCGCTTTCTCCACAGCTTTACCGGAAGCGCTTTCCTTCGAAAGCGTTGATTCTGTCAGTCTCACAGACTGGAAATTTCAACGGCTCGAAATGAAAAAGACCTTGCTCCAAGAAGAATATGGAACGATACCCCCGGTGCCTGCCGTAGAAGTCATTGAAGAGCAGCGTGAAGAAGTTCAGGTACTCGGTACGGGCTTTAAGACAACAAAAATCAGTGCCGTCCTTGCCTTTGGCGCCGATAATGCCTTGACTATGAAGGTCTGTTGTTGGGTTCCGAAATTGGCGAAGGGACCTTGCCGTGCCTTGCTTGCCATTGAACCGGTGTGGCAAGAAGATCCCTTCATCACGAACGGTATCCTTCAGCAAATACTGCGGCGCAACTGTGCCTTCATCGGCTTCGATCATAACGCGCTGGCGAGCTATGAAGACAGCACACAGCGCGCCGCCTTGGATGCCTATCCTGAATACAGCTGGGGCGCTGTTGCCGCTGCGGCTTGGGGCTGTTCCATCACCTTGAATTGGGTTGAAACCCTTGATGAAATCCAATCCGGGCGGGTAGGCGTCTGGGGGCATTCACGGCGCGGCAAATCGGCGCTCCTCGCCGGAGCCCTTGATGAACGTTTTGCAGCCGTCTTTTCGCATATGTCCGGTATGGGCGGCAGCGCCCTTTATCGTGAACGCTCCGAAGGGGCGCAACGGCTCAGCCAATTAACGGAACAGTGGTGGCTTCATGAAAACCTCTTCGCCTATGACGGAAAAGAAGACAGCCTTCCTTTTGATCAACACTGGCTCCTTGGGCTCATCGCGCCGCGGCCGCTCTATATTTGTTCCGGGTCAAAGGACGCGTGGGGGAATCCCGACGGAGACCGTGCCGCTGTGGCGGCCGTTGAGCCCGTCTATAAACGTTTCGGGAGCATGAATAATCTTCAGCTTGATGTGGTCGATGAGGAACATATAGATCCGAACGCCGCCGGCAATGGTTCGGAATGGGAACGGACGCTGGACTTCTTCATCATGCACATGCAAAGCATGACCCGCACCATGTCTTCCGTCTTGGTAGGCGTCCCTTATTTCGCGGGATGGTGGGAAGAGACCCCCAATAAATGGATGGATCCGGAGGGCAAAGATTGGCGGTCTCGTTTTCCCGGCCGCGTGCCTACTTTCGGCGAATACAATACACAGGAAAATATGGATCAAGAAATCATTGTGGCTTCGGGATATGGCGTAGACTTCTTTTCCATTCTTTGGTATTATAATCCGCCTGAAGGGGAGCGTGAAAAACATGCAGCGCTGTTAAACCGCGGGCTTGAATATT
The window above is part of the Candidatus Hydrogenedentota bacterium genome. Proteins encoded here:
- a CDS encoding co-chaperone GroES, which encodes MKVRPLADRILVKREEPNETVRGGIIIPDTAKEKPQEGKVISVGPGRLDESGKRIALEVKVGDRILMGKYAGTEVKIDGDEHIIMREDDVLAVIE
- the groL gene encoding chaperonin GroEL (60 kDa chaperone family; promotes refolding of misfolded polypeptides especially under stressful conditions; forms two stacked rings of heptamers to form a barrel-shaped 14mer; ends can be capped by GroES; misfolded proteins enter the barrel where they are refolded when GroES binds): MPKQLEFGENARRKVLDGVIQLSRAVKTTLGPKGRNVVLDKKWGAPTVTKDGVSVAKEIELEDKYENMGAQMVKEVASKTSDVAGDGTTTATLLAEAIFREGLRNVTAGANPMALKRGIDLAVEKVVSKLASMSKQVRNEKDVIRNVASISANSDAEIGDIIAEAMEKVGNDGTITVEEAKSIETTLDVVEGMQFDKGYLSPYFVTDNENMTAVLEEAYILIYEKKISSLKDLLPLLENIAKSGKPLLVIAEDVEGEALATLVVNKIRGTFQAVAVKAPGFGDRRKAMLEDIAHLTGGLCITEDLGRSLESVEMSELGRAKRIIVDKDSTTIVEGAGASADIMGRINLIRKQIEETTSDYDREKLQERLAKLAGGVAVINVGAATEIEMKEKKARVEDALHATRAAVEEGIVAGGGVSLLRCQTTVDEIDLSGDEKVGAMIIRRALEEPLRQLANNAGDEGATVVQNVRAKKGNVGYNAETGEYEDLFKAGVLDPTKVARAALQNAASIAGLLLTTEVLIADIPEPEKAPAGPPGGGMGDMY